In the Actinomycetota bacterium genome, GAGGTGGCCGAGGTGCTCTCGGAGATCAACTCCTCCTTCGAGAAGGTCTACAACCTGGTGGGGGAGATCGCCGCCGCGGCCCGGGAGCAGATGCAGGGCATCGAGCAGGTCAACCAGGCCATGGGGGAGATGGACAAGGTCACCCAGCAGAACGCCGCCGCCGCCGAGGAGGCGGCCTCGGCCTCCGAGGAGTTGGCCGCCCAGGCCTCCCAGCTGCAGGAGATGGTCTCCTCCTTCAAGCTGCGGGGAGGCATGGAGGTCTCCTCCCCAGCGCGGGAGATGCGCAAAAGGAAGAAGGTGGCCGTGCCGTCCGGGTCCTCCCTTTCCGGGGGGGACGGGAAGACCACCCGCACCGAGCTCTCCCCGGAGGAGGTCATCCCCCTCGAGGACTTCGAGGAGTTCTGAGGTCCTCCGGTGACCGGAATGTTGAGCCGTATTCGAGCCTCCGCGAGCTCGAGGACTTGGAGGAACCCTTGGCCCTCCGGAAAGGGCGTTCGGGTGACCGGCGCATCGAGCCCTACCCGGGGTCTTAGGGGAACTCGATGACCTGAGCGAGGCCCTGAAGGGGTTATCTCCTCCGGAGGGTCACCGGGAGCACCGCCTTCCGGCCCGGGTCCCCGAAAGCCCCGGCAGGGCGATGGCCCCCGGAGGAAAAAAAGAACCGGGGAGTCCCGGCAGGGGCCGGAGGGGATTCCCGAAGGCCCCGCGCCGGAGGGAAACGGAAGGGGCGGCAGGCGTCCCGGGACAAGTAGGGATAGAGCCATACACGCCCCATCGGGAAACTGCCACCGGCCGCCGATCCCCATCACCGGGGCAGGCTCGGAACGCGCCCTTTACGGACCGCTTGATAACTCGTTTTATCCATCCTTTTTCCACACCCGCACAACCGTTTTTCCGATGCCGGGCGGCCCTTCCAATCCTATCCTTGTCCTCGAAACGGCACGTAACGGGGCTTGCTCGCGCGTCGCGGAGCGCGCCTCCCTCTTACATTGTCCGAGAGGAAGCGAATATGGGCCTTGGCGAAAAGGCGAGCGGGAAGCCGTGACCCCTGCCGGGAGATGCAGTTGTTCGAG is a window encoding:
- a CDS encoding methyl-accepting chemotaxis protein → EAGRGFAVVAEEVRNLAMRSAEAAKSTAALIEQAVGSAEGGVRVSSEVAEVLSEINSSFEKVYNLVGEIAAAAREQMQGIEQVNQAMGEMDKVTQQNAAAAEEAASASEELAAQASQLQEMVSSFKLRGGMEVSSPAREMRKRKKVAVPSGSSLSGGDGKTTRTELSPEEVIPLEDFEEF